From the genome of Desulfobaculum xiamenense:
TGATGCCTTGGGTGGGCGCGGCATTTTTGGGGTTGAACTTTTCGTCAAAGGTGATGATGTCCTCTTCAGTGAAGTTTCCCCTCGCCCTCACGACACAGGCTTGGTGACGGTCATCTCTCAGGATTTAAGCGAATTCGCCCTGCATGTACGCGCCATTTTGGGCCTGCCGATTCCGGGCATTCGTCAATACGGAGCCGCTGCGTCGAGTGTGATCCTGTCTCATGGCACATCGGAAAAGCCCGCTTTTGAAGGCGTTGATGTCGCGCTTCGTGAGGCAGATACGAAGATTCTGATTTTTGGAAAAGGCGAATGCGCTGGAGTCCGTCGCCTTGGCGTCGCCTTGGCCCTTGCAGACGACGTTGAGAGCGCTGTGGAGAAGGCGAAGAGAGTGTCTTCGGCTGTGACTGTTTTGTATGAGTAGGGCTTTGAGCCTGTTGTATATTTCCCTTGATAATTCTAAAGCAAACGAATCACGTGCCTTGAATGGCATGTAAGACGTTGGGCGTTCGATTCTTCCCCGCTCAACCCCGCAACGACAGTACAAGGGCTTCAAGCAGATGCTTGAAGCCCTTTTTGCGTTTTGGGGCGTTGCTTCGTGTCTTGACATGTTCAGTCTTGAGATCGTGGCATGAACGCATGAAGTTTCAATGATCGCACCCACCATTCCCCATGTTCTGTTGCGTGTCATTGCGGGGGAGAGGAAAGATTTGTTGTTCTGGTCGGTCGTTAATTGCCCGCGGTCAATGCCCCGTATGGTTCTCCTACTGGTTCGTAGTCGCCTGCAGGCGTGCGGCACCAAAGTTGGCGTTGGCTCCCGATCTTTTCTGTGCCCTCTTCAATAGTGATTTCCACCTCTCGACACATGCAGTCCGCCTTGGCCGCGAGTTCATTCTGATCAATGGCGGATTCTGGTGTCTTGTGATCCCTGAGGGGGCTTTCCTGGGTGTATGAGAGATTGGCCTTTCTGTCCGGGGTCTTTTCGCTCTGCCAATCGGTATCCCCTTTTGCGTCGGCGTCGGCTGACTGCATATCCTGATTCAACTTGCGGCCCATGTCTTCCTTTTCTTCGTCCGAAAGGAGTTCGCCGAGCCACGATCCGACCAGATACCCTGCGCCGGCGCCGATCACGGTTCCAATGGCCTTTCCCGCGTTGTCACCGCCCAGTAGGTATCCTGCCGTACCACCAACCAATGCGCCAACGCTTTGCCCCATTTGCGTTCTGTTGCAGCCGGAAGCGATAAGCAATGACAAGGCAATTGTTAATATAATTTTTTTCATTGAACGGGTATGCCTTTATTTTGCAACTGCAGTAAGTTTGAATACGGCAAATTG
Proteins encoded in this window:
- a CDS encoding glycine zipper domain-containing protein, with the translated sequence MKKIILTIALSLLIASGCNRTQMGQSVGALVGGTAGYLLGGDNAGKAIGTVIGAGAGYLVGSWLGELLSDEEKEDMGRKLNQDMQSADADAKGDTDWQSEKTPDRKANLSYTQESPLRDHKTPESAIDQNELAAKADCMCREVEITIEEGTEKIGSQRQLWCRTPAGDYEPVGEPYGALTAGN